Genomic segment of Rhodocaloribacter litoris:
GCGGGCCCATCCGAACATCCGGGTCTTCGAATACCATTTCGCGCTCGAACTGATCACCGAGCACCACCTCGGCCAGCACGTGAGCCGCCTCCGGCCGGACATCCACTGCTTCGGGGCCTACGTACTCGACGAGCGGAACGACGTCGTCAAGACGTTCCTGGCGAAGAGCACGCTGCTGGCTACCGGCGGCTCGGGGCAGGTCTACCTCCACACCACCAACCCCGCCATCGCCACCGGCGACGGGGTGGCCATGGCCTACCGGGCCAAGGCCCGCATCGCCAACATGGAGTTCGTTCAGTTCCACCCGACCTCGCTCTACCATCCCGAGGCGGACTCGTTTCTGATCTCCGAGGCCGTGCGGGGCGAGGGGGCGCTGCTCTACAACCAGGCCGGCGAGCGGTTCATGCCCCGGTACGACCCCCGGGCCGAGCTGGCCCCCCGCGACATCGTGGCCCGGGCCATCGACGACCAGCTCAAGCAGCGGGGCGAAGACTACGTGCTGCTCGACATCTCGCACCGTCCCGCCGGGCACATCCGCGCGCACTTTCCCAACATCTACGAAACCTGCCTCCGGTACGGCATCGACATCACCCGGGAGCCGATCCCCGTCGTGCCGGCCGCGCACTACCAGTGCGGGGGCGTCCTGACCGACGCGTACGGGCGCACCTCCATCGCGGGCCTCTTTGCCTGCGGCGAGGTGGCCTGCACGGGCCTGCACGGCGCCAACCGGCTGGCCAGCAACTCGCTGCTCGAAGCCCTCGTCTTCAGCCACCGCGCCCTCGAGCCGGCCGTGGAATACGCCCGGGGCACCGGCTGGCGCGAGGACATCCCGCCGTGGGACGACAGCGGAACCGTCCGGCCCCAGGAGTGGGTGCTCGTCTCACACAACCGCGACGAGCTGCGCCGCGTCATGTGGGACTACGTGGGCATCGTGCGCTCGACGCTCCGCCTCGAACGGGCCGAGCGACGCACCCGCCTGCTCTATGAAGAAACGGAAGATTTCTACCGCCGCTCGCGGGTTTCCACCGGCCTCTGTGAACTGCGCAACATGATCGCCGTCGCCTACCTGATCATCCGCAGTGCCCGCATGCGCCGCGAGAGCCGCGGCCTGCACTACATGCTCGACTATCCCGAACCCGTCGAGGCGGAATGCCGGCCCACACTCGTCTGAAAGAAAGAGGGCCGGGATCGTGTAAATCGTGGAAACATTGAGGGGTAGGCGGCGTTACCCTGACCCTGAGCAAGCAGGTTTGCAAAGCAGCCTCCGTTGGGTGTATATTGGATGCTGCGAGGAAGAGGGGCCGGTTTGCAGCCGCCCTTTTTTCGTTAGGCGTAAAACTTCGTAGCGCCCGTTCCCAGCGGATCGGGCGTTTTTTGCAACATAGACCGACGAACGTTCGGCGGGACATGAGCGAGACGGCACAGGAAACGACCGCCGCGCAGGAAGCGCGCCTGCGTGCGATCGTCGAGGAGGTGATCGCCGGCACGCCCCACTTCATCGTCGAGGTGAGGGTCCGGGGGCGGAAAGGCGCCCGCGTCGTCGAGGTGTTCCTCGACAGCGACGGACCGCTCGGGGTCGACGAGCTCGCC
This window contains:
- the nadB gene encoding L-aspartate oxidase, with product MTERFDFLVLGSGVAGLSFALRAAEHGTVAVVTKKASVESNTNYAQGGIAAVMDGSDSFEQHIADTLEAGAGLCDPEVVAFVVREGPARIRELMAFGARFSRENGRLHLGREGGHSAHRIVHAADATGREVERALLANVRAHPNIRVFEYHFALELITEHHLGQHVSRLRPDIHCFGAYVLDERNDVVKTFLAKSTLLATGGSGQVYLHTTNPAIATGDGVAMAYRAKARIANMEFVQFHPTSLYHPEADSFLISEAVRGEGALLYNQAGERFMPRYDPRAELAPRDIVARAIDDQLKQRGEDYVLLDISHRPAGHIRAHFPNIYETCLRYGIDITREPIPVVPAAHYQCGGVLTDAYGRTSIAGLFACGEVACTGLHGANRLASNSLLEALVFSHRALEPAVEYARGTGWREDIPPWDDSGTVRPQEWVLVSHNRDELRRVMWDYVGIVRSTLRLERAERRTRLLYEETEDFYRRSRVSTGLCELRNMIAVAYLIIRSARMRRESRGLHYMLDYPEPVEAECRPTLV